The Chloroflexota bacterium genomic sequence ACGGCCAGATCGTCGCGGGTTACAAACGCGCCGTTGCGCTCCAGATCATTGCCTATGCGCTGGGCCAACTCGCCGTGGTAGAAGTCATCCGCGCCAGCCGCGGCAAGCTGTTCGAGTGTATCGGCATACGCGGGATTGCAAAGCTGCTCGTCCGCGTCAAACAGCGCTCCGTCCGGTTTCAGGTAGAGCGCGGCGCAATCGGCCGTTGCGCTCAGACGCTCGACACGGCTGGGTCTGTAGGGTTCCGGTTGCTCGTTGGTGACTTGCGCCATGCCCGGCAGCACGGGAAAGCCCTGCCGCGCGATGCGGATTGCCGGCTGCAGGAGGACCCGCCACGGCAAGGTGCCAAAGCTGCGGTGCACCTCGCCCAAGGCGGCCACCGCGCCGGGCGTGCAGATGGAGGTGTAGCCCATAGTGCTGCGGTAGTCTTCAAACAGGCTCTCACCGCTGAATTCTCCTTCACCGCGATAGTCGTCAAGCCACATGTCCTCCGTCACCTGCGATCCGGCGCGCAGGCAGCCGTCCACGATTACGTGGGCATCGTGCGCACGCGAAAAGAGGTGCGCCGAGACCATGCCCCCGACACCGCAACTGAAGGGCGTCACGATCATCTGCACGAAAGCGGTGGCAATGGCAGCGTCAAAGGCATTTCCGCCCGCTTCCAGAATTTTTGCGCCTTCCTCAGCGGCGCGGGGATGGACGCAGGCTACGATTCCAGGCATCCTTTGCGCTCCTCAAATTGCGGAAACTCGTTACTTCAAGACTCTTCTCGCGTAGGACTCTAATCTCTTACTTGCCCTGGGCGAGCGGGCTGTTTGCTCTCTATTCCAACGAATGTGGCCGGTCCACGTCCGTCATTCCGGCGGAAGCCGGAAGCCATCTTTGCCGCGCCTAACGCACAGCCCCCGCCCGAGACTCCGGCGTGCGACGGAGTGACAGGTGGAATTCCATTCGCCGCTCGCTCCACGTCACGGCCTGGCGCGCGAAAGTCCGGCATCACTCCAGCCTGCCGCTCGCCGTGCCGACGACAACCGGCGTGCCGTCCTGGTTTTCGCACCAGACGTCGAGCGAGAACTGGACACCTGAATTTGTACTCTCTATGTCAGTGACGCGAGCCTTGGAGACGATGTCGTCACCGGCGTCGATGATGCCAATGAACTTGGTATCGAACATTCCGTAGCTTAGCCAGGCCTCACCAAAGAGGTCGACCAGCAGTTCCGTCAGGTAGCCGAGGCACATGGCGCCGGAGGCGGCTCGGGTGGGCAGGCCGCTCGCCTGCGCGGCGGCAAGGTCGGTGTGCACATTCTTGGCGGGCCAGCCGTCAAAGCGCGGCCAGCCGCCGGAAAAGAGCCACGTGCGGTACGACGTGACCTTCTTTGTGCGGCCCGTTACGGTGTGGCCGACGGGCGTGTCGGGCGAGATCTGTTGCATCTATGTGTCCTTGCTGCGTTATCTTCCAGCTTTCCGTCATTCCTGTAAGTGTTGACTATTTCGTTGACAGAATCCTCTACCCAATTGGCGGCGTAGAGAAATCAAGTCATTCCGATCGTAGCGCAGCGAAGAGTCGCTAAGAGCGCGGAATCTAAGCTTTTGAGCCTATCGGGCGACATGTTTCATGGACCCTAGATTCCGCGAACCCTGTTCGACGCTCCGCTCGGAATGACATTGGTACTTGTCAAATCTTGTGTTGCGTTCAGTTGCTCTTGTTCTCAAATCTGTCAACGAATTGCCTGACATCTACAGGGAAAGACATTACTCTTCCCCCATGTAGATGTTCGTCGAAATACGGCGAAGCACTTGTGCGCCGGTCTCGGTGGTAATGAGCGCCTCGACAACCTGGTACTCACGTTCCCGCTTACTATAGGTGTCTAAGATTTTCCAGGAAACGGTGATAGTGCTCCCAACAGGCGCGGGCTCATAGTACGTGGCTTCTTCATGGGTGTGAATGGCCGCCACACCGGCGGGCAGGGAAAACGAAGGACTGCGCGTCAGATTGCTGAAATTGAAGAGCAGCCCGGCGTGGATGATAGGCGGCGCGCCATCCTCGCCTGTCACATAGCGTGGATGTAAGTCCTCCACTGCGTGCAGGAAGTTCTCGTTGAATTCCTCCGTCACCTGAAAGGTGAACGGGTCCAGTTCATCACCGGCGACGAGCCGGTCGGTACGTTGCGGTGTTCCCACGATGGTGCAATCTTTCTTGGATTGAGAAGTCTTGCTAATACTGCTTACATATCCACTCGTTCGTCCACAAAGCGCTTGAACTTGTAGCCGCCCGCGATTTCGCCAAAGCCGTCTGCCGGCAGAAACTCAATTTCGGGACTAATCTCCGTTTCGGCGCGCACGGTGGCCGCGATCTCGTGCCGTAAGCGCTCTCGTTCTGCCTCGGCGCACGCGGCGCGCACCCGGAGTACGTCGGCGGAGAGCGGATCGTGGGGAGTCTCTCGACTGATGACAACCTGGTACTCCCTCACCCCCCGGCTGAGCAAACCCGATAGTCCTTCTAACAGCATAGCCGGATTCACCAAGGTGCCCTTGACCTTCGTCAGGCCGTCTACGCGATACGGGCTGCCCAGGAAGCGCGGCTCGTAGCGGTCGCAGTGAGGACACTGCTCGTGCGTCAGCGCTACCACGTCACCGGCCGCGTAGCGCAGCAGCACCGTGCCGCGCCGGTTGAGGTGCGTTAGGACCAGCAGGCCCCGCGCGCCGTCAGGCACGGGCGCGTACGTCTGCGGGTCAACCACCTCAAAGTGGAACTGCTCGGGCGCGGGCAGATGAGCGCCGCCGTTTTCGCGGCACTCCGTGGACGGCCCCATGAGCTCCGTCATGCCGTAGCCGTTGTTGACCGTGACGTGCGGGCTGCCCAGGTGCGTGAGCCGCGCGCGCATGTCATTGCGCATAGCCGTGGGGCAGGGCTCGCCCATTGCCATGACGAGGCGCACCGCGCTAAAGTCCTTGCCGAGAGTCTCAGCGCGCAGGATCACGCGCCGCACATACGAGGTGATGCCCCACAGCACCGTGGCGCGTTGGCTCTCGATGAGATCTATGGCCTCGTCCATGCGCCTATGCACCGGAAAGTCAGCATAGGCGCGGCCGGTATGTGCGCTGAGCAGCTTACTGCCGGTCGCCATGGCGCCCCACGTGGCACTCAAGTATCCCTGGTGGGGCACGGCGCTCAGGGGAAAGAGGTTCATCACGGTGTCGTCAGGCCCGACGCCCGCAATGCGCGCGCCGCGCTCCAGCAGGTCGATGCGCGCAAAGCGGTCGTGCACCGTGTCGTAGAAGGGCGTCGGTTCGCCGGTAGACCCCGCCGTGTAGATGATGTCGGCGATCGTTCGCTCCTCCAGGCTCAGGCCGGTGGCGCGGGCGGGGTCAAGCCGAAACGACTCCGGGTCGCGGATGTAGTCCTGTTTGGTCATGGGCGGCAGCTTGGGAATGTCATCTACGGTGCGGAAGTCGTCGGGCGTCAGCCCATACTCATCCATTACCCGCGACGCATAGGGATGCGCCTGCGCCCACAGCGGCGCCATGCGCTGCAGGTAAGCGTTCTGCCGCTCGCGCAGCCGCTGGAGGTATGCGCTGGTTGCTGCCTCAGCGGACGGTTCTTGCATCTGCCGACTCTCAGTGCGTGCGCTCATCGTTGCTGTGCTCAGTTGCCGTGTGTCTTGCTTCGCGACCTACGCCCATGTTGTGGCTATGGGAATTGGGCAAGGGCTGTGCAGGCTCCTTGGTTGCCTGTATGGATTTACCGATTCTAGCGCGGCGGGTAGGTGGTTTCAAGGAGCAGCGGTGCAAGCGGGCGGGCGTGAAGGGCTGAATCGCTGCCATTGCTGTCCAAAGCGTGTGCTTTGCTGTATCCCGGAATGAGGCTGACCCCCGCTAGGGCCGCGGGGTTGGTTCTGGCGCGGTGGTGTAAAATGTCACCAACGGTCGTAGACCCTGAAGCGCGATTGGATTGTCTCGAGTTGGACAGGAGCAGACGGAAGTGAGCGTGCTCGTTTCCATTTCGAGTTAGGAGGCGGGGGACAAGCCCCCGCGCTACCAGAAGAGTTAGGAGGCGGGGGACAAGCCCCCGCGCTACCTGAAACCGGATTTGCAGTTGCAAAAGCACATTGACCGTAATTGAGGTCAGACACTGAGGTGACACAAGCCAGCAAAGTTGGGAGGAAATTAGCATGGCAAGCACGCAGATGTTGTCGGAAGTGATCACCGATTCTCGGGCGTGGACCGCGCAGTCAATCGATGGGGGCGAGTCGTGGCGCTACACTTTGACGGCGGACTGCTTTGCGGAGCTTGACGCCTTTGTCGCGCAGCGGCGAGGCCAGTCCCAGCCGATCACGGAGACCCGGATCGCGAGCGCCGACTTTCCGGCTTGCGCCGCAGTCCTGAACGATGCTGTTGTCGCCTTGGAGAGCGGACGGGGGTTCATCATCGTCGAGCGGCTGTCGTTCGAGCGGTATTCCCGCGAGGAGGCCCAGATGGTCTACTGGGTCATCGGCCAGCTTCTCGGTGCGCCGTTCGCCCAGGACGTGAGAGGCACGCTGCTCTATGACGTGCGCGATATGGGGCAGGACGTATCCAAAGGGGCGCGCTTCTCCGTGAGCAACCTGGAGAGCAGTTTTCACATGGACCACTGTTTCGGCGACCCCATTCCCGATATCCTCGGCTTGCTCAGCTTGCAGGGGGCAAAGTCCGGCGGCAGGAGCCAGTTCCTCAGCGCGTATACGCTGCACAACGAACTGCTCACCAAGTACCCGGACGCGCTGTCAATCCTCTATGAGAATTTCTACTTCGACCGGCGGGGGCAGTTCAAAGAAGGCGAAAAGCCGGTCTTCGAAGCGCCAATCTTTCGCTGGGATGCGCAGGGCCTGCACATCCGCTACCTGTACTACTACATTCAGGTGGGGCAAGAGAAGATGGGTGAGCCATTCAGTCCCGCGCAAGCCAAGGCACTGGAGGCGGTGGAAGCGACGCTGACCCGCCAAGACCTGCACGTTGAAATGCTGCTCGAGCCGGGCCAGATGCTCTTCACAAGCAACCATTGGCTGCTGCACAACCGCACCTCTTTTGAAGACTATCCCGAACCGGAGCGGCGGCGGCACCTGGTGCGCCTCTGGTTGAGCAACCGCAACGGCGCAGTGGCACACCATTAGGCAGGTAGATGGGAAGCTGCCGGCAGTTTAGGCTCTGTACGCAATGGCCTTCTAGGTACCTCGCCACGCGAGGGAGCCCCTCTCCCGTGGCGAAGACCATTGCGTAGCGCCGCTGCAGGGAGAAAGTCCCCTCTCCCTTGAGGAGAGCTTTGCGTAACCCACGCCGGGGCGGGAAAGTCCCCCGGCGGAGACCTTTGCATAACCCCACTTTCATGCAGGGTCACTCCCTCTCTCCGAGGAGAGGGAGAAATTTGCTGCGTCCCTGACCGAATTCCTCCAAGACTTTCCATGGCGAGAGCGGGCCGGGATGAGGGTGAGAGTCTTGCAAGACCTACGAAAGCGTAGGGGCACGACATGTCGTGCCTTGACCGGTTAGGTGGCAGACCGGTTTCCTCGTTCGATAGAATCCCAAAACAAAAGGGAACTACCGCCTCGCTACGCTGAATATGATGGAAGACCCAAAAATTCCTGACCTAAAGGAGAATTGCCATGGCCGGCAACGATGAACTGCGGGCAAGCGTCCGCCAAAGCTTTCCGGAATTAGCCGATATCTCAGACGAGACGCTGCGGGAGCAGGTGGTGGAGGCCTGGGCCTTTGCCCTCTCGGAAACCGAATTCACGGCCGTCGAGCAGATGCGCGCGTCCGGCAATCCGGATACCCCCGCCATGAAGCAAGGCACCCAAGCCGACCACCTGCGCGGAGTGGCCCGCATTGCCTTGGCCGTGGCCGACTCCCTGGAGCAGGTGGTGGGGCCGCTGGGCATCGACCGCGACCTGCTATGCGCCGCTGCGCTCTGTCACGACCTGGGCAAGCCGTTCGAATTCAGTCCCGCCAACCAGGCGCGCTGGCGCGCCGACCCCCGCAAAGCGGGCTTCCCTGCAGTGCGGCATCCCGCGTATGGCGTGCACGTGGCGCTTACCGTGGGCCTGCCGGAAGCCATTGT encodes the following:
- a CDS encoding MaoC family dehydratase, which produces MQQISPDTPVGHTVTGRTKKVTSYRTWLFSGGWPRFDGWPAKNVHTDLAAAQASGLPTRAASGAMCLGYLTELLVDLFGEAWLSYGMFDTKFIGIIDAGDDIVSKARVTDIESTNSGVQFSLDVWCENQDGTPVVVGTASGRLE
- a CDS encoding MaoC family dehydratase N-terminal domain-containing protein, yielding MGTPQRTDRLVAGDELDPFTFQVTEEFNENFLHAVEDLHPRYVTGEDGAPPIIHAGLLFNFSNLTRSPSFSLPAGVAAIHTHEEATYYEPAPVGSTITVSWKILDTYSKREREYQVVEALITTETGAQVLRRISTNIYMGEE
- a CDS encoding AMP-binding protein, with translation MQEPSAEAATSAYLQRLRERQNAYLQRMAPLWAQAHPYASRVMDEYGLTPDDFRTVDDIPKLPPMTKQDYIRDPESFRLDPARATGLSLEERTIADIIYTAGSTGEPTPFYDTVHDRFARIDLLERGARIAGVGPDDTVMNLFPLSAVPHQGYLSATWGAMATGSKLLSAHTGRAYADFPVHRRMDEAIDLIESQRATVLWGITSYVRRVILRAETLGKDFSAVRLVMAMGEPCPTAMRNDMRARLTHLGSPHVTVNNGYGMTELMGPSTECRENGGAHLPAPEQFHFEVVDPQTYAPVPDGARGLLVLTHLNRRGTVLLRYAAGDVVALTHEQCPHCDRYEPRFLGSPYRVDGLTKVKGTLVNPAMLLEGLSGLLSRGVREYQVVISRETPHDPLSADVLRVRAACAEAERERLRHEIAATVRAETEISPEIEFLPADGFGEIAGGYKFKRFVDERVDM
- a CDS encoding TauD/TfdA family dioxygenase, with translation MASTQMLSEVITDSRAWTAQSIDGGESWRYTLTADCFAELDAFVAQRRGQSQPITETRIASADFPACAAVLNDAVVALESGRGFIIVERLSFERYSREEAQMVYWVIGQLLGAPFAQDVRGTLLYDVRDMGQDVSKGARFSVSNLESSFHMDHCFGDPIPDILGLLSLQGAKSGGRSQFLSAYTLHNELLTKYPDALSILYENFYFDRRGQFKEGEKPVFEAPIFRWDAQGLHIRYLYYYIQVGQEKMGEPFSPAQAKALEAVEATLTRQDLHVEMLLEPGQMLFTSNHWLLHNRTSFEDYPEPERRRHLVRLWLSNRNGAVAHH
- a CDS encoding HD domain-containing protein yields the protein MAGNDELRASVRQSFPELADISDETLREQVVEAWAFALSETEFTAVEQMRASGNPDTPAMKQGTQADHLRGVARIALAVADSLEQVVGPLGIDRDLLCAAALCHDLGKPFEFSPANQARWRADPRKAGFPAVRHPAYGVHVALTVGLPEAIVHTAGAHSAEGENVERSLVNTIVHLADHAYWTILRRAGALEEDA